The DNA sequence ACCACATGTTCGGTGATATTGTGGCTTTTGACACTACCTACAACACCAATAGGTATGTTATTGTATGCATTACTATTTGTGTTGGTTGCATTATACCTGTtaaatatgtacattattactTGCATTAATACTGATGTTTGTATGCATTATATTTGTCGTTTGATTGCATTATGTTGGCTTATGCTACGCAGGTATTGTATGATCTTTGCGCCATTCACAGGAAAGGACAATCACGGGCGACCAGTAACTTTCGCTGCTGGTTTGGTAAGCAGCGAGAAGACAGGTGCTTTTGCATGGTTATTCAGACATTTTGTTCAATGTATGGGGGTTGCTCCGAAGATGATCGTTACAGATCAGGATTTGGGGATGGGATCGGCTATTGAAGAGATTCTTGTCGGGACTCGCCACCGATGGTGTATGTGGCATATTATGCATAAGTTGGCCAATAAAGTTCCAGGTAGGTTATTGAGGCACgaagattttaagaaagagttcaATGCATGCATCTGGTCGGATCTGCTTGAACCCGACGAGTTCGAAGAAGAGTGGAATGGAGTAGTTGAGCGTTATGGTTTGGAAGAACACAGTTGGTTCATGTCATTGTATGAGTATAGGAAATTATGGATACCTGCGTACTTCAGAGATTTCCCACTGGGGTCGATGATTAGGACCACCTCTATATCTGAGTCGGAGAACAGCTTCTATAAAAACTTCTTGAAGCCACGCAACAACATTGCCGAATTCTACATGAATTTCAACCAAGCTTTGGAATTTCAGCGAAATAGTAGAACAAAGTTGGACTACCAAGACGCTACTGCTTATATTGGCCACTACTTTGGCGTTCGAGAAACATGCTTCCACTATGTACACAGATAGTATGTTCAAGAAAATACAAGAGGAGATTGTTGAGGGTAATGACAGATGCCGCGTGTTAGATGAACAGTGTGGACACCTACAAGCTTGGAGACAGCCTTCGAAATACCTACTTTGTGAGACATGACAGGACTGACGAGTCATATTGTTGCGATTGCTAACTATTCAATAGGCAGGGGTATTTGTGCAGCCATATCTTCTTTTTGTTCCGGAACAATGAAGTTAAAAAGATTCCGGATACCTACTGTGCAAGTAGATGGCTGAAGACTCCGCTAGCTAAGGTTGTCCATGGACATTTTGATGAGACTTTACCTACACAGTCCGTGGTTGATGAAAGGCAAAACGTTTCAAAGCAAGGGATCTCACTGTTCTATGGTTTTCTTCGTCGATTTGAGACGGACATTGATGTGCTTCGTGCATTCGTAGGTGGACTGGAGGAACTTGGTAATTCTCTTCAAGCTGGAACACCTACAACTTCCGCCTCTGAGAAGAGGCGAATGATTGAACAGTTTTATGGAATGGAAAGGCCGAAAGTCGTTGAGGTCCACCCTCCGGATGTGGTCAAGACGAAGGGGCACGCGAGTAGCTCCGCTAGTCGTCTGATTTCCAAGCGAGAAAAGGCTATCAAGGAGGCTAATAGACCCCTTAGA is a window from the Salvia hispanica cultivar TCC Black 2014 chromosome 1, UniMelb_Shisp_WGS_1.0, whole genome shotgun sequence genome containing:
- the LOC125189639 gene encoding protein FAR1-RELATED SEQUENCE 5-like, whose amino-acid sequence is MKEKRQFLVVVSECSKDLKPVFGQKFKSLDFCFAFYDVYARAVGFDTRKAQMRKADGVITWYNVVCNREGSKKSSEDDQANARSGFSIKRRRLSKRCGCKASISFKFFSEGGVSGYTVEEFNEVHNHYMVETEHQQFMSINRKLDDVHHQFILDCSKANIGPTLTFNVLKEILGGFQLVGCNVGDIRNASRDIKAYAHGIDVQMVLDDMAKKKEMSEAFTYEYERNYHMFGDIVAFDTTYNTNRYCMIFAPFTGKDNHGRPVTFAAGLVSSEKTGAFAWLFRHFVQCMGVAPKMIVTDQDLGMGSAIEEILVGTRHRWCMWHIMHKLANKVPGRLLRHEDFKKEFNACIWSDLLEPDEFEEEWNGVVERYGLEEHSWFMSLYEYRKLWIPAYFRDFPLGSMIRTTSISESENSFYKNFLKPRNNIAEFYMNFNQALEFQRNSRTKLDYQDATAYIGHYFGVRETCFHYGYLCSHIFFLFRNNEVKKIPDTYCASRWLKTPLAKVVHGHFDETLPTQSVVDERQNVSKQGISLFYGFLRRFETDIDVLRAFVGGLEELGNSLQAGTPTTSASEKRRMIEQFYGMERPKVVEVHPPDVVKTKGHASSSASRLISKREKAIKEANRPLRRCKACEPS